In the Takifugu flavidus isolate HTHZ2018 chromosome 11, ASM371156v2, whole genome shotgun sequence genome, one interval contains:
- the tbxtb gene encoding T-box transcription factor T has product MEIPFSLFNLCMTSGEECFQETPGREKKQIHLRIRPEVTTIELLDRMAAGECTGKASHYRVDHLLNAVESELQAGSEKGDPTEKDLTVSLDEIELWQKFKTLTNEMIVTKNGRRMFPVLKANVSGLDPNAMYSILLDFVSADNHRWKYVNGEWVPGGKPEPQTPSCVYIHPDSPNFGAHWMKAAVSFNKVKLTNKLNGGGQVMLNSLHKYEPRIHIVRVGGTRKMITSHSFPETQFIAVTAYQNDEITALKIKHNPFAKAFLDAKERKDIKDIKEDTGENHQSSYSHCSWFIPPSTPHTQFGTPLSLSPSPGCERYSAVRNHRSAPYTSPYAHRTNSPIGYSDNSSACLLPNHDNWSGLHVPTHSSVMSMTHTPTSGTNSSQYTSLWSVSNSPLTPVSQNGTNMSSQFLRGCSSQYPGLSHSMTVPSCGSPMYDSSVSTEVHDAAQFEASPQGGGLTSVWTPATPPSL; this is encoded by the exons ATGGAGATTCCCTTCAGCCTATTTAACCTATGCATGACATCCGGAGAGGAGTGTTTTCAGGAGACACCAGGACGGGAGAAAAAACAGATACATTTGCGTATAAGACCCGAGGTTACAACTATCGAGCTGTTGGACAGGATGGCTGCAGGCGAATGTACCGGGAAGGCCAGTCATTACCGGGTGGACCACCTACTTAATGCGGTCGAGAGTGAGCTGCAGGCCGGCAGCGAGAAGGGTGACCCCACGGAGAAGGACCTGACAGTGTCCCTGGATGAGATTGAGCTTTGGCAAAAATTCAAAACTCTGACAAATGAAATGATCGTCACAAAGAACGGCAG gCGCATGTTTCCGGTGCTTAAAGCCAACGTGTCTGGTTTGGACCCGAACGCCATGTATTCCATTTTATTGGACTTCGTCTCAGCGGACAACCACAGGTGGAAATATGTGAACGGGGAGTGGGTTCCCGGTGGAAAACCCGAACCTCAAACGCCCAGCTGTGTGTACATCCACCCGGATTCTCCCAACTTCGGGGCGCACTGGATGAAAGCGGCCGTCTCTTTCAACAAAGTTAAACTCACCAATAAACTGAACGGAGGAGGACAG GTAATGCTGAATTCCCTTCACAAGTACGAGCCCCGTATCCACATAGTGCGCGTTGGGGGCACAAGGAAGATGATCACGAGCCATTCTTTCCCCGAGACACAGTTCATCGCTGTTACAGCTTATCAAAACGACGAG aTCACTgcactaaaaataaaacacaacccATTTGCCAAAGCCTTCCTAGATGCCAAGGAAAG AAAAGATATTAAAGACATAAAGGAAGATACAGGTGAAAACCATCAGTCAAGTTACTCTCATT GTTCTTGGTTTATCCCTCCTTCCACTCCTCACACCCAGTTTGGGACTCCCCTTTCGTTGTCACCATCCCCTGGCTGTGAGCGTTACTCCGCCGTGAGGAACCACCGCTCTGCCCCGTACACCAGCCCATATGCCCATCGCACCAATTCACCCA TTGGCTACTCTGATAACTCATCAGCTTGTTTGCTGCCAAACCACGATAACTGGTCCGGTCTTCATGTGCCAACACACTCCAGTGTCATGTCCATGACACACACTCCCACCTCTGGTACCAATTCCAG TCAGTACACCAGCCTGTGGTCTGTGAGCAACTCCCCGCTGACTCCTGTGTCCCAGAATGGGACAAACATGAGCTCCCAGTTTCTtcgaggctgcagcagccagtATCCTGGCCTGTCCCACTCGATGACAGTGCCCTCTTGTGGCTCGCCCATGTATGACAGCAGCGTGTCCACAGAGGTGCATGATGCAGCTCAGTTTGAGGCCTCTCCACAGGGAGGAGGACTGACTTCGGTCTGGACCCCTGCGACACCTCCGTCCCTCTGA